GGCGCCCCAGCCGCCGCGGCCCGGATTGCCCTTGCACGCGCCGTCGGTGTAGATGGTGACGCTCGGACGCTGGATGCCGCGCGCAGAGGTGGCCGCTTCGGTGGTGGTGATGGTGCTCATCGATCGTGGTTGGATTTGTCGCCGCGGCGGATGCCGCGATGGTGATGGGCGACGACGGCCGGCGCCGCCTTGGGCTTCACGCGCTCGTTGCGCACCAGGCCGACGAGCCGCATGCCGCGCACCCGCTTGACCGCGGTGAGCGAGTAGAGGGCGCCGAACACCGGCCACCAGCGGTCGCCGGCGCCTTCGGTCCATTCGAAACGCGACAGCCAGCGATCCGAAGCGACCGGCGGTCGGTAGCAGCCGAAACGTCCCGCTTCGATGTCGAAGCTCAGCAGGCGCAGCCAGTCGCGCAGGCGTCGGTAGCCGATGAAGTCGCCTGCGCTCGGCAGGAACAGCGCGCGGCGGCGCGAGAAGCCCAGCCCGCGGCGCATGCGGCCCAGCCGCTGACGCAGTCCCCACAGGCTGGTGGGATTGAAGCCCACGATGACGACCCGGCCCTCGGGCCGCAGCACGCGCTCGACCTCGCGCAGCGCAAGGTGCGGATCGCGGGCGAGCTCCAGCGCATGCGGCAGCACGACCAGATCGAGGCTTTGGCTGTCGAACGGCAGCGCGTCGAAGTCGCAATGCAGCGCGATGGCGGCAGGCGCGGCGATGCGCTCGTCGAACGCTGGCGGCAGCGGCGGAGAACCATCGCCGCACACCCATCGATGCGGCATGCGATTGGCACGCAGCGCGTCGAGCTCGGCCAGGCCGAGCTGCACCGCATGAAAGCCGAAGATGTCGGCGACGGCGCGGTCCAGATGCTGCTGCTCCCACGCGAGCAGGTAGCGGCCTGCAGGGGTCCGCAGCCACTCGGCCAAACTTATAATCGCGGGGCTTTTCGTCATGAAATCGATCGTGCTGCCTGCCTTCTCCGACCACTGCATCTGGACGAAGGCATTCTAGTGACCCCCACCCCGAGGGTCGTCGAAGCGACCCGATCCCGGCAAGCGCGACCGAGCCTTCGGAGGCAACAGGCGCCGATGCATGCGTTGCCGTTACGTCTTGCTTCATTGCCGGTCCCAGCATTCGTCTGTTGCGCGAACGAGTGCACGCCCGCGACGCCGCGTGCTGCCCACGCGGGCGAGCGGTCCAACGACAATCTGGAGGCGCCCATGCGCCTATGGAAGAACCCCTTTCGATGAGTCACCTTGCTGGTCTGCGCAGCCTGTCGTGTGCGTCGGTCTGCGCGCTGTTGATTGCCGGCTGCGCCACGCCCGCGCCCCCTGTGGCCGAAGCGCCACCGCCCGCGCCCGTGGCCGAGGCGGCCTCGGCCCCCGCGTCCGCCCCCGCGGTGGCGCAAGCCGCCAGCCCTGCGGCCGAGTCGGCGGCTGCCGCGCCGGTCGAGGCGGAAGCACCGCAGCCGGTCGACCCGCTGCGCCCCGAGGTGCTGGTCGATCTCAACGACACCGCCGCGCGCGCCGACCTGTGGACCCGCGTGCGGCGGGGCTTCTCGATGCCCGACATCGACACCGACCTCGTGCGCGACGCCGAGCAGTGGTACGCGACCCGCCCGGACTACGTGCAGCGCATGACCGAACGCGGCAGCCGCTATCTGTTTCACATCGTCGAGGAGGTGGAGCGCCGCGGCATGCCCACCGAACTCGCGCTGCTGCCGTTCATCGAGAGCGCCTTCAACCCGGCGGCGATGTCCTCGGCCAAGGCCTCCGGCATGTGGCAGTTCATGCCGGCCACCGGCCGCGACTTCTCCCTCAAGCAGAACGTCTTTCGCGACGACCGCCGCGACGTGCTCGCCTCGACCCGCGCCGCGCTCGACTACCTGGCGCGGCTGCATGCGCAGTTCGGCGATTGGCACCTCGCGCTGGCCGCCTACAACTGGGGCGAAGGCAATGTGCAGCGCGCCATCAGCCGCAACCAGC
The Piscinibacter sp. XHJ-5 DNA segment above includes these coding regions:
- a CDS encoding class I SAM-dependent methyltransferase, translated to MTKSPAIISLAEWLRTPAGRYLLAWEQQHLDRAVADIFGFHAVQLGLAELDALRANRMPHRWVCGDGSPPLPPAFDERIAAPAAIALHCDFDALPFDSQSLDLVVLPHALELARDPHLALREVERVLRPEGRVVIVGFNPTSLWGLRQRLGRMRRGLGFSRRRALFLPSAGDFIGYRRLRDWLRLLSFDIEAGRFGCYRPPVASDRWLSRFEWTEGAGDRWWPVFGALYSLTAVKRVRGMRLVGLVRNERVKPKAAPAVVAHHHRGIRRGDKSNHDR